The DNA region TATCCATCACAAAGGAAACATCTGCGATGGTTCCACGAATACCAGCAACGCCTGCTTGGGTGGTTATCTTAAATGAAGATTTTTTGCTTAATTTTTTTACATCCGCAAGGAGTTGCCCATAGTTGAGAATCAAATCACTTGTGGATTCGCTCGGATCTGCGTCAAGAAGTTCAAATTTTCGAGTCGAATCATCAAATGATTCTTGCCTAAAACTCGCAATGGAAAGACTGGTATTACTGGAAACAACAAGAGTTGAGCCGTTTGAAAAAACCAAAACACAAGAACCATTATCACCTGTAGTAACCGTATAACCCTCATCTAAAATTTGGCCATTATGCGCGACAAGCTTTTGGTCATCAGTACCTTTAAGAGCCGACACATCTCCTTTTACGTTCATAAATTTCACCATCCCTTTTGGGAGCTCTGCAAGAAGTAATTGTCCTGAGAATAGTAAGGATAAAAATATGAATGAAACGATTTTCGGCAATGGTAATGGCATTTTGGGACGTAGTGGTTCTGTGACAAAACTCAAAGTGATGTTAATTTAACATCTATTCAAGCTAAATATGTAAGCCAAAAAAACTATCAAGTTTTCGCTTGCAATTTGCGCAAAACCGTCTACTTTATAATTTCATTTGAATCGGGACGGCTAGCTCAGTTGGTTAGAGCGGCTGGTTTACACCCAGTAGGTCACAGGTTCGAGTCCTGTGCCGTCCACCATTTTCAATTATTTTTGAAAAGTTCTTATTATTGCATTAGCAAACAAAAAAAGGCAGAGTTTTCCCTGTAGTTATGGAAAGAAAACTTAAAATAGCGAGCAGACGCAGCCCCTTGGCGCTGATTCAAACGAATATGGTAGGCGAACACTTAGCGGGCGTATCCGGTTATGAGATCGTTGAAAAGGTGACTACTGGTGATAAACAGCAAGGATGGTCTTTAGAGAAACAAGGTGGGAAAGGCCTTTTTACGAAAGAACTTGAAGAAGCTCTCCTTTCAGGGGAAGCCGATATCGCAATGCACAGCGCGAAAGATCTGCCAACAGAACTACCCAAGGGCCTTGTGATCGCAGGCTATCTGCCAAGAGACACTCCCAATGATGTGCTGATCCTGAGAGAAAATATAGTTGGATCGCCCCATAAAATTGCTACAGCTAGCCCCAGAAGGCGTGCTCAAGTGCGTGTAATGTACCCTAAAGCTGAGTTTTTAGAAATACGAGGGAATGTAGCCACTCGACTGAATAAGATGGTAGATGGCTATGCGGATGCTACCGTTATGGCAGCGGCTGGGCTTAAGCGCTTAAACATAGAAAGCTATAGTGGCTTAAAGTTCATCCCATTAGCCGTGGATCATATGGTGCCTGCGGTAGGACAAGGTGCAATCGCGATTGAATGCCATAAAGACAGGATTGAGGAATTCAGACCCCTGCTTGATGCGGAGACATTTCAATCCGTTTCTATTGAAAGAATTTTCCTGACCATGTTAGGCGGTGGGTGCCAAACTGCTGTTGGCGGGCATTTTACAGATGGTCACTTGCATATTTTTCACGAAGCCGCGGGGTACAGCAAGCACCCCCTCCACAATATAGTGGATTTAGGCCAGACAGCAGAGCGGATTGCTGATATCATACAAGCAATTGGAGTGTTACAGTAAACGAGTATAAACAATTTCCATTAAAGTTGTTGATTTTTCTTGTAAACGGCCATATAAAATTGTATCATTTTTGCTTTTAGCCATTTAAGGCTAATTAATTCAAAATAAATTAAATGAACAAATTCAATGACTTCAATATACCCGAGGGGCTTAAAGGTAGGCTTACTGGGATGAATTATATAACACCCACGCCTATTCAAGAGCAAGCTATACCGGTTATTCTTGAAGGAAGGGATGTTTTGGGCTCTGCCCAAACGGGAACAGGGAAAACAGGAGCGTTTATTATTCCCATTATCGCCAATTTGATGGGCGATGAGGATGGATCCGCGATTATTCTGACCCCAACAAGGGAGCTTGCCAGACAGATTTATGGCATAGCAATCCAAATGCTTGATAAGAACAGTGGCATTAATGCCGCATTGTTAATTGGCGGCGAATCTATGCACGGCCAGCTGCAGCAGTTGCGCAGGAAGGCGAGATTGATCGTGGGAACTCCAGGGCGTGTCAATGACCACTTGGATCGTAAGAGCTTAAATTTAAGCCAGACACGTTTTCTAGTATTAGATGAGACGGACAGAATGCTAGACATGGGCTTTGGCATACAGATTGACGAAGTTGTTTCTTATATTCCAAAGGAAAGACAAACGCTTTTGTTTTCAGCAACATTGCCGAAAGCGATTACAAAGCTGTCTGACAAGTATTTAAGTAATCCCGTTCGCATATCTTCTGGCGATGTTAATACAGTCGCAAAGAATATCGTACAAAATGAAATACACACGAAAGACAAGTATCCTGAGCTACTAAAGGCTCTGGAAGCGAGTGAGGGATCTGTATTAATTTTTGTTAAGACACAAAGAGGTGCTGAGGAAATCAAGGATAAATTGATTCGCCACGACCATAGCGCAGACGTGATCCACGGCGGCTTGAGACAGAGCAGACGTGACCGTGTTATCAAAGCGTTTCGTAGCCAGAAGTACCGCATCATGGTAGCTACAGACGTTGCTGCAAGAGGGCTGGATATTCCGCACATCAGCTTCGTGATTAATTATGACATTCCACAGTGTCCGGAGGATTACATTCACCGTATTGGGCGTACCGCTCGTGGTGAAGACTCTTCTGGAGAAGCGCTATCCCTGATTTCTCCTGCAGATAAAGGTAAGTGGGTATGTGTACAACGCTTTCTTAAGGGCGACGAAGACGATATGCCACAAAACGGTTATAGCCGTGGCGGCAGCAGAAGCGGCGGCCGTGGTCGTAGCTTTGGTGGCGGCAGCGGAGGCGGAGGCAGAAGCTTCGGCGGAGGCGGCGGTCGTGGTCGTAGCTTTGGCGGAGGCGGTGAAAGACGCTCCAGCGGTGGCGAAAGAAGTTTCGGCGGCGAAAGAAGCGGCGGCAGTGGCGAGAGAAGCTTTGGCGGCGG from Verrucomicrobia bacterium CG1_02_43_26 includes:
- a CDS encoding hydroxymethylbilane synthase, yielding MERKLKIASRRSPLALIQTNMVGEHLAGVSGYEIVEKVTTGDKQQGWSLEKQGGKGLFTKELEEALLSGEADIAMHSAKDLPTELPKGLVIAGYLPRDTPNDVLILRENIVGSPHKIATASPRRRAQVRVMYPKAEFLEIRGNVATRLNKMVDGYADATVMAAAGLKRLNIESYSGLKFIPLAVDHMVPAVGQGAIAIECHKDRIEEFRPLLDAETFQSVSIERIFLTMLGGGCQTAVGGHFTDGHLHIFHEAAGYSKHPLHNIVDLGQTAERIADIIQAIGVLQ